The genomic window CTTGCGGCGGGTGTTCAAGCCCCTGGCCACGCGCAGGACCACATGGTCGGGCATATGGCTGTTGATGTCGTTCGCCAGTGCCACGAAACGGAATTCGTGCTGCAAAGCCTGCTTGACCTGCCAGGAGAGATACGACGGATCAATGGGCAGGCAATGGCCGCCGACACCGGGCCCGGGCAGAAAGCGCATGTAGCCGAAAGGCTTCGTGGACGCGGCGTCGATGACTTCCCAGATGTCGATGCCGAGCGGCCGGCAGAACATCGCGAGTTCGTTGACGAGGGCGATGTTGACATGACGGAACGTGTTCTCCAGGAGCTTCGTCAGCTCGGCCGTACGCGGTGAACTCACCGGAACGGTACGGTCCACGATGCCGCCGTAGAATTCCTCGACATGCTTCAGTGACACCTCGTCGACTCCGGAGACCACCTTGGGCGTGTTCTCAAGACGCCATTTCCGGTTTCCCGGGTCGATCCGTTCCGGACTGTATCCGAGGAAGAAATCCTTGCCGGCCCGAAGACCGCTGTGCGCCTCCAGGATCGGCGACACCACATGTTCCGTAGTGCACGGGTACGTGGTGGATTCCAGGATCACCGTGGCGTTCGGCCTCAGATGCCGGGCGACCGCCTGCGCCGCGCTTTCCACGAAACTCAGGTCGGGCGCGCCGTCCTTGAGCGGCGTGGGCACCGTGATGACGCAGATGTCGAATTCCGCGGCGTCCGCGTAGTCCGTGCTCAGGTGGTAGCGGCCCGAGTTCAGGGCGGCGAGCAGCCGTGGCGACGGCACGTCCTCGGCGAACGACTCACCTGCGGCCAGGCGCTTCACGCGCAGCTCGTCCAGGTCGAGGCCCACGACCCGGTGCCCCGCCTCGACCACCCGTACGGCCAGGGGAAGTCCCACGTACCCCTGTCCGACGACGACCACTTTCCTTGCTGCAACCGACACGACCTGGCTCCTCTCGCCTGCCCAGCCGAAGGTTCCTGTGGAATACGCGTCATGCATGCCAGGCATCACACGTGGTGCACCTGCTGAGTGACATGACTTCAGGCGAACAGAGTCATGCCGCCCTCCCCGCAGCGGGGCAATCGGGCTAACCGCTCCATCGCTTCGCTCCATTCGCTGCGCCCGCGGTTATCGTGACCATGCGTCGCCGGTGCACTTGACCCTGGCAATGCCCCACCCACAGACACGGAGTGACGGCGTGACAGACCATCCGAAGTTCCTGGTTACCGGCGGAGCCGGCTTTATCGGCTCCCATCTCGTCGACGCGCTGCTGGCCCGTGGTGAGCCGGTCGTCGTACTCGACGACCTGAGCACCGGGCGCATGGAAAACCTTTCCCGCGCACGCCGCCACGGCCGTTTCCGGTTCGTCCACGGATCCGTCCTCGATGCCTCACTCGTCGATGAATTGGCAAGTGGCTGCGACCGGATCGTTCACCTGGCGGCCGCTGTCGGGGTGAAACTCATCGTGGAACAGCCGCTGAAGTCCTTCACCGTGAACACCAAGGGCACCGAGACGGTCATCGAGGCCGCTCACCGCCATTCCCGTCCGGTCCTGATCGCCAGCACGTCGGAGATCTACGGAAAGAACTCCTCCGGACCGCTGAACGAGACATCCGACCGCATTCTCGGAAGTCCGTCCGTCTCTCGCTGGTCCTACAGCACGGCGAAAGCGGTGGACGAGATCCTCGCCGAGCTGTACCGCCGCGAGTACGGACTCAACTCCACCATTGTGCGCTTCTTCAACACGGTCGGCCCGCGGCAGAGCCCCGCGTACGGCATGGTGATCCCGAGGTTCGCCCGTCAGGCAGTACGGGGAGAGCCGCTCACGGTCTACGGCACCGGGCAGCAGCAGCGCTGCTTCCTCCACGTCACCGACGTGGTCGACGCGCTCCTCTCCCTGATCGACCGTCCGGAGTCGCAGGGGGAGACCTTCAACATCGGCAGCGACGAGGAGATCAGCATCGTCGACCTCGCCGCGCGGGTCATCAGCAGCGCGAAGAGCACCTCCGCCGTCCAGTGCGTCCCCTACAGCGCCGCGTACGGACCGGGGTTCGAGGACATGGAGCGGCGCGTCCCCGACACCACGAAGCTGAGGGCCTTCACCGGCTGGCGGCCGCGGCGGAACCTCGACGACGTGCTGGCGGACGCCGTGGCGGACGCGCGCAGGGAGGAGCGGATGGTGGTGGCGGGCCCGTGTCCGGCCTGAGCCCCTGGCTTCCGGCGGCACTGGCGGGGCTGCTCGCCCTCTGTGCCGCCGCGCTGCTGACCGAGCCACTGCGCCGCCTCGCACTGTCGCGCGGCTACACGGACCAGCCCGGCGCCCGCAAGGTGCACGTGCGTCCCACCCCGTACCTCGGCGGCATGGCCGTCGCGCTCGCCACCCTGGGTGGCGCGGGCGTGGTGGCGTTCGCGATGGGCGGGGGCGACACCTCGCTCGGGGTCGTCCTCGGCTGCACCGCGGTGGTCGCCGTACTCGGCCTGGTCGACGACCTGCGCCAGCTCAGCATCCGCGTCCGGCTGTCCGTCGAGGCGGCGGCGGCCCTGACCGTCGTCCTGTGGTGCGGCCATCCCGTGCTCTTCGGCAACTGGTTCGACACGGTGATCGCGGTGCTGTGGATCCTCTTCACCACCAACGCGTTCAACCTGCTCGACAACATGGACGGCGTGGTCTCCACGGTGACCGCCGTCATCGCGGGCTTCCTCTGCTGCGCCGCCCTCCACGCGGGCCTCGCCGGCACCGCCGCGGTCACCGCCGCCCTGGCAGGGGCCTGCGCGGGGTTCCTGTTCCACAACTGGCATCCGGCGCGGATCTTCCTCGGCGACGCGGGCGCGCTGTTCGTGGGCTTCCTGGTGGCGTGCGCCAACATGACCGTGCACAAGGACAGCACCGCCCTCTCCGGCTACGGCAGTCTGCTGCTGATCACCCTGGTGGTCATCGCCGACACCGGCCTGGTGATGGTCGCGCGGCGCAGGGAGGGCCGGCCCGTCCTGGAGGGCGGCAAGGACCACATCGCCCACCGTCTGCGCCGCCTCGGACTGACGGTCCGCCAGGTGGCCGCCGCCATCGGGGCCTTCGCGGCCCTCACGAGCCTGACGGCCGTCCTGGTCATGTTCCGGGTCCTGCCGCAGTCCGTCGTGCTGATCACCGTCGTCGCCGTGACCGCCGCCGTCTGGCTCCGGCTCCTGCGGGTCCCCGTGTACGAGGCGGTCGCGGACGAGCAGCCCGAGGGGCGTCAGGGCGCGGTGACGGCGGCGAGCGGTCCCGCGTAGTCGGGCAGGGTGCGGAACCAGTCCACCGTCTGCGCGAGTCCTTCCGCCAGCGGGACCTGCGCGACATCGGGGAAGAGCTCGCGCAGCCGGCCGTCCGCCGCCTGGGAGTGGCGGACGTCCCCCGCCCTCGGGTCCTCGTGCCGCACGTCGGCCGGCACCCCGGTGATGTCCGAGAGCTGCCGTACGAGGTCGAGCAGGGACACCCGGGTGCCGAAGGCCAGGTTCACCGGACCGGCGTAGGAGACCTTGCGCAGGACCGCGTCGGCCAGCACCCGCACGACCGTTCCGACGTAGGTGAAGTCCCGTGTCTGCTGCCCGTCGCCGAAGATCCGCACGGGTTCGCCGCGCAGCATCGCGTCGATGAAGGCCGGGACCACGGCGGCGTAGGCGTGTCCGGCCGGCTGGAGCGGCCCGTAGACGTTGAAGAACCGGAACGCCAGGACCGGGAGACCGAACGAGGCGCCGTAGGCGAGGGCGTACGACTCGGTAGCGAGCTTGCTCGCGGCATAGGGGCTCAGCGGCCTGGTCGGCAGCTCCTCGTGCTTGGGCAGCGCCTCGGTGGCCCCGTAGACCGACGAGGAGGAGGCGACGACGACCGGTACGTTCCCGCGCCTGCACGCCTCCAGGACGTTGACCGTGCCGGTGGCGTTGGCGTGGTGGCTGGCGACCGGGTCCTTCAGCGACCGCGGGACGGACGGGCGGGCGGCGAGGTGCACCACGGCGTCCGCCTGGGACACCACGCGGTCGACGAGGGCGGGGTCGAGGATGCTGCCCTGGATCAGATCCACGTCATCCTCCCCCGCGAGATTGGCAGCGGATCCCGTGCTCAGGTCGTCCAGGGCCGCCACCCCGCCCACGTCGGGACGGGACGCGAGCTCACGGCACAGGTTGGCGCCGATGAACCCGGCACCTCCGGTCACAACG from Streptomyces sp. FIT100 includes these protein-coding regions:
- a CDS encoding nucleotide sugar dehydrogenase, coding for MSVAARKVVVVGQGYVGLPLAVRVVEAGHRVVGLDLDELRVKRLAAGESFAEDVPSPRLLAALNSGRYHLSTDYADAAEFDICVITVPTPLKDGAPDLSFVESAAQAVARHLRPNATVILESTTYPCTTEHVVSPILEAHSGLRAGKDFFLGYSPERIDPGNRKWRLENTPKVVSGVDEVSLKHVEEFYGGIVDRTVPVSSPRTAELTKLLENTFRHVNIALVNELAMFCRPLGIDIWEVIDAASTKPFGYMRFLPGPGVGGHCLPIDPSYLSWQVKQALQHEFRFVALANDINSHMPDHVVLRVARGLNTRRKPVNGSQVLVLGLAYKRNTGDIRESPSVAVAQGLQKLGAHVLAVEPHVDPSQLPPDILCVELTEEQVAAADAVVVVTDHDAFDYEMVERVADYVFDACNRCRGGAAERL
- a CDS encoding NAD(P)-dependent oxidoreductase, whose amino-acid sequence is MTDHPKFLVTGGAGFIGSHLVDALLARGEPVVVLDDLSTGRMENLSRARRHGRFRFVHGSVLDASLVDELASGCDRIVHLAAAVGVKLIVEQPLKSFTVNTKGTETVIEAAHRHSRPVLIASTSEIYGKNSSGPLNETSDRILGSPSVSRWSYSTAKAVDEILAELYRREYGLNSTIVRFFNTVGPRQSPAYGMVIPRFARQAVRGEPLTVYGTGQQQRCFLHVTDVVDALLSLIDRPESQGETFNIGSDEEISIVDLAARVISSAKSTSAVQCVPYSAAYGPGFEDMERRVPDTTKLRAFTGWRPRRNLDDVLADAVADARREERMVVAGPCPA
- a CDS encoding MraY family glycosyltransferase — protein: MSGLSPWLPAALAGLLALCAAALLTEPLRRLALSRGYTDQPGARKVHVRPTPYLGGMAVALATLGGAGVVAFAMGGGDTSLGVVLGCTAVVAVLGLVDDLRQLSIRVRLSVEAAAALTVVLWCGHPVLFGNWFDTVIAVLWILFTTNAFNLLDNMDGVVSTVTAVIAGFLCCAALHAGLAGTAAVTAALAGACAGFLFHNWHPARIFLGDAGALFVGFLVACANMTVHKDSTALSGYGSLLLITLVVIADTGLVMVARRREGRPVLEGGKDHIAHRLRRLGLTVRQVAAAIGAFAALTSLTAVLVMFRVLPQSVVLITVVAVTAAVWLRLLRVPVYEAVADEQPEGRQGAVTAASGPA
- a CDS encoding NAD-dependent epimerase/dehydratase family protein, encoding MNVVVTGGAGFIGANLCRELASRPDVGGVAALDDLSTGSAANLAGEDDVDLIQGSILDPALVDRVVSQADAVVHLAARPSVPRSLKDPVASHHANATGTVNVLEACRRGNVPVVVASSSSVYGATEALPKHEELPTRPLSPYAASKLATESYALAYGASFGLPVLAFRFFNVYGPLQPAGHAYAAVVPAFIDAMLRGEPVRIFGDGQQTRDFTYVGTVVRVLADAVLRKVSYAGPVNLAFGTRVSLLDLVRQLSDITGVPADVRHEDPRAGDVRHSQAADGRLRELFPDVAQVPLAEGLAQTVDWFRTLPDYAGPLAAVTAP